The DNA window CATCGCGAGGAGCGGGGCGCCGGAGAAGACGCTGCAGGCGGCGCTGGACTACGCGTGCGGCCCCGCGGGGGCGGCCGACTGCGCCCCGATCCAGGCCAGCGGCCTCTGCTACCTCCCCAACACCCTCGCCGCCCACGCCTCCTACGCCTTCAACTCCGTCTTccagcgcgcccgcgccgcccccgGCGCCTGCGACTTCGCCGGCACCGCCACCATCACCCTCACCGACCCCAGTCAGTAAAAACTCAACCACGCCGCGttcatctctctcctccatctccatctccatctgccatgctcatccatccatccatccatccatctatgATTAGCTTCCTGTGTGCTCTGTATCTCCTTCTCTCTGCAtctcttttgcttttgcttttcttGTTTCGTCTCGGAGTATGTCTGTATCTTTTGCTTTTCTGCTTCGGTACTAGCAATTACGCTTTTCGGAAACTTTGGTGTTGTTTCTTGCATATCATCTTTGCCGGGATTCATAGATACGGTTACTCATCCAGCTTTTCTTTGTCTAGTAGTTTGCTGGTACGTAATCATGTGATGAACTGATTGAATAACAATTAACAGTACCCTTTTTTCACCTTTAGGTTGGTTTCTTGTGTTGGGGGGTGATTTTGTGCTATCTTTGCCTTTTTCATTTGTGGACAGTCTTTGTGCCTCTGTTCTTCCTTTCACTGTACTGCTGCAGTACCAACTAATCAGGATCATGGATTTCAGAGAATTAgccatgttttttctattgaaaTTATCGTGCAACAGTGCAAGGTTAAATTGCTAATCTGCAATATTGTAGACTAGTGCTTCCAACTCAGTGCAAATGAGTTCAACTAAGCAATTTTCTTTTCGCTATTGTTTCTGCTCCAGAAAATCGATCAGTAATTGTAGACGAGTTTACGTTATAGACCTGTGACATAATGAAGTAACAGACCGCACTTGCATGGTTAATGTAAATCAAATGACACATTGACACTACTTCAAACACCTAACAGAACAAAACTGTATTAGGGTCATCCATGTTTATTCTGGGTAAATTTATATTAGGATGCTTACCTCGGGGAGTCGGGGTACATTTGGTCAGAAGTAAAGAAATCAGTTCAAGATCCCACTTTTTTTGAAATCTAAGATCCAACTTAATACTTGATTGAAGGAGAAATATGCATGATTCTTGTGCTAGTTCTCTCGTCCATTGAGGTGGTAGAATTTCTACTATTGGCGCAAACTTGTTGGCTGTTTGGTTTAAATGATGGATGCTGACAGAGTATTTCAATTAacctattttctaaaaataccTTCATCATGCAAGTGCAATAACTGAATTTACTTATAGCCACTCCAATTTATCTTGAATCTTCTTTTAAAGTATAAAAGTATACAGTAAGAACGATTGACATGGACAATTTTATGCACTCAAATAAGTTTTACGTATGTCTTCATCAAAAAGATTGAAGGTTCCCTTTGTCCccaaatgtaaatattttgatatttaaatcttatacaaaatataattattttttgtattatGCATAATACTACTTGCATCATCAAttacttttcattttattctcACATGCCTTTTCGCCCACATTTATTCCTCATTTATTTAGTGACatagtcttttcttctcaatctTAACCCCTgcaaaacaatctaaaaatacttacattttgggacagagataATATTTTCTACCTAGCACCTTCCATATTTAGATCTTGCCTGTATACTTGCAATTTTTGACCGTGTAAAAAATGTTGGATCTGTAACGGAATTATAGAACCAGAAATAGTTCTTGGAATACTACCAAGTTTCCTTTCTTCTAATATAGGCATatctttatttcatattttgttcCCCTTTAATTTTCATAGTACATTGAGGTTGTTTCAGATATATTAACTGTGTGCATCCAATAATCCATTTTTAACACCATTCCCCTCTTCTCTATCTTTCTCTCACAATGCTTTTTTGTTATCTCGAGATCTCTCAAGGTGCATATTAAACTTTGTGTGTACTTACTCTGCTTGTTCCTTTATTTCAGGTTATGGATCTTGCACATACCCAGCATCACCAAGGTATATGCATCATATATGATCACTTTATTGATCTGTTCCATATGTAGTACATCTGTTGAACGTCTCATCTCACATaactaaatgaaaaaatattttagaagataaaattgtataaaggAGCAGCGGCATATGGATTTGTAGATTGGTacttccatttcatattataagatgttttcaCTCTACTAGATTGATCtatggattaatatatatgttttatatatgtatttaaattCATTATCATCCATATAAAACTAGAGAGacagaaaattttatagtgtGTAGCAAAGGTAATAGCTTTTACAGCTGTCTGAACATTTGGTTATTTCATTCAACAACTCTTAATTCCCACCACAATGGGCAGTGCTCACTTAATTTCATGAATTAGATCTGCACAAATAATAATGCTAGTTGGTGCAACTAATGGAACTTGAAAGTAAACACCTTTGTGAATGTAGTAGTCCTTAACATCAGATCCAATATAGTGGCTTCATTACAGTGCTCTcaaattttctgatttttcaaGGAGACTGTCCAATACACATTATTAGTGTTTGTACAGACAAAGTCGTGATTTTAGAGGGTCTAATTTGTTAGGATACATACTACGGTCAGACAATATGGTTTAATCTGTGTTAGAATTTAGGTTTTGAGTAACGCAATGAATATTGTCCAAGGGATTGACTGTTGAGCAATCAATTTATACGCAAACAAAAGAGAAATGGGAGactgaaaataatatttccgAATTATCGCGTATTCACaaataatcaatttatacGCAATGAATTATTGCATGAAAAATACGCTGTAGCTCTTTTCTGAAAAAGAGCATGTGATCATTTTTAAATGTATCTCAcctatctttgaaaaaaatatttttactaaattctAAATAGATTCATTTCGTGCAGCTgtgcattttatttaataatcgATGTTTTGACAAAATAAGCTGTATTGATTTTTCTGAAACACAACATGTGCATTTAGTCTTAATAGACCGCGATACGACACGTATATAAACAACTTGGGGctgactccggtgcattttactggcagtagaatttaatcaataccgttgatctatttttattaaaaggttatgattaaattatactaccaacaatattagatgtagtaaaaatttaaaggttatcgtcctttttattgtgatctttattgcaaaagaaacaaaattacaaaatactgctaatcaagtaattaaccaAGTACAGAAATActttttttctactggtagtataatactaacagtaaaatgcaccagaGAGTTGTCCAAACAACTTTATACTATTCTACAGTACTATACTTTGATTTGACCAGAGAAAGTATACAAAACTGTGACATTCAAACTTTACGGTGTGTCAATCTATAGGATCACAAAACAGCTGAACTGAATTACGTTCAGAGAAGAGTCAGTCTGCTGATCAAGGTGGTGACATCTGTTTGTTTGTTCGTTCGTTGGCAGCAGTGCAGGGCAGTCAGGATCACCGGGCTCGACCAGCGGCATACCTTCACCGCCGGGCAGCGACAACGGCGGCCTAAGCCCCCCGGACCTCGGCTCGGGCGACGACTCCGGCGCCCCAGCTCGccttgccgccgccttccttcCTCTTGCCCTGTCCTGCCTCCTCCATCTGCTCCTCTTGCACACGCAGGCGCAGCGGCGGTGATCCATGaacgccggccggcgccgccgccatggatgAGATATATATTGCAGCTAGCTAGGGCATCATTGCACTTGCATGCATACATTTGTTTGCGCATCGCGGGAATTTGTAAGAAAATCACCACAGTTTTGTTGATGGGTTAATTGGTAGGAGTGGCTCGTTCGTACGTATGTTACGTAGCGCTGTTGGTGTGAGCACCTGCCCCGTTCAAGCGAAAGGGCTAGAGTGGCAGTCAGTTCGGTTAATTGGATCTCGCTCTCTCCGTTGAAttcatttggattttttttctctgttttgtttttgaatcTGTTTGTTGTCTCagttttaaggtttttcattTACGCTCTTTCACTGTTTCGAAAATATAAGCACATCTGATATTTAAATCTTACatcaaaatataaccatttctAACATAGTACTAGTGGTGTCGTCGATCACTTATGcaaaattattcttattttatccACACTTACCTTCTTATTACCatcatttctcatttattaatgGCTATTGTAGTATTTTCTTCGTACCCTTAATTCTTCCTAAACTTTATAAAGTTacttaccattttttttggatggatgTAATATTTCCTAGGAGTATGTTTGCTTGTGATGGATGATTATTTGACTAGCCATTGAGTTTGATAATGCTGGCACGGACCATCATGGATACAAGTGGACCTTAAATGACAGGCAAATTCCTTGTTTGCCCCCCAAAACAcaataaatatcaaataagaTCGAGTAGCGCCTTTTGGGTAAAATTATAGTGTCAAAGGAGTAACTTACAATGCAACTTTGGAAAATAGTATGAACATAGGTGACTGGCTTTTTCCCAAAAAGCCAAACAGAATATGtgcaaccaaaaataatttatgaataaaacttttctatacatgttcttagtgatataaaaatcaatgaactatgataaaaaggcgtaaaatctctaaatttaatgttaaaaattaaaatttggtcttataaatctaaacaaaagtgaaaagacagAGTCGATAGTCATGAATGAGATATTCACAAAACAAATGGTAATAtcgaaaaaaaacatgagtaCTAACTTTATTGCATGGGCTCAGCTTAGGGTTGATAGCAGGCGAGTCAAGGTCAGGGTTGGTCAAGAACGACCCGGATCCCGATCAAGGCCCACAGGTGGATGGTGAGGACGCACCGAGAAGTCGAGGGTGTCTGAAAAGGCTAATGTGCGCGCGATCGCGCGGCCGCGCGGCATTGCCAGCCCATGGACCACGGCCCACATGCTATTGCGGCCCAAATTGGTTAcatacatcttttttttttgttttttactataggttttaactttataggtataaagtttacacgtataaatttataaatttatatgtataaagtttttctataataagtatatatctataatttttttgtatatataatattttggatCTATATAGATTTTTGTATGGAGagtttgtatgtatgtgtatatgtatataaagtttgtatgtataaagtttacatgtataaattttttcatatgtatataaactttacaaaTAGTGGTCTTAActttatagatataaatttgatatgtataatgatttatatatgaaaagtttatatgtataaagtttgcatgtataaaatttgtatgtctAAATTTTCCTCCCAACCAAACGTGGCCCTAGTCTATTAATCTTCAAAGGCCTGCGGGTTCCTTGTGGGGGAAAGGCTTCACTGCCCCCGGcccctaagagcatccccaacggctcatctatctcatcctgcGTACTAGAAATAGTGGATGAAAAGTAAAAATTGAGCTCTACTAGAACATCCATCACATCATGGATGTCATGTATAAATGATCTGTTGGAGTACAAAGATATATGAAGTATGGAATATTTtgagatgatcatctaaataaagatatggatgtcaaatttagataagctattggagatgctctaaggttGGTCCTTGGGCCCTattggaaaaattttcaaatttagctTGGCTTAATAAACCAGTCAACTTAAAAGGTAAAACTTAAATCTTTCATGGAACTGTTCGAATTCACCGGTTTTCGATCTTTTACCATGAAAACCGACAAATCCAAATCCTTAAACACGTATATATTCGTGGGGACAGCAAATGATCAGTCATTGGGCCCAGCCATCTACAGTAAAGCCCAACAAGGCCCATAAAAGCCCATCTCGCCTCACCCTAgggtttttttcccctctccacGGCGTTTTGCTGTCCCTCTCCTCTATATAtaagccaccgccgccgcctcctctcctcttcccctcccagcaccgcccccgcctcgccgcccgccgcgccgccgcttcgccgccaccgtcgccatgGGTAAGCTGCATACGGCTCGTGGCTCTCTCTCACACGCACACTCTCTCCTCGTTTGTGGATCTAACTGTGTTTGCTGGTGCGGCGCGAAtgggcggcggcagcccgGATCAAGGTTCACGAGCTGCGGGGGAAGAACAAGGCGGAGCT is part of the Oryza brachyantha chromosome 2, ObraRS2, whole genome shotgun sequence genome and encodes:
- the LOC102716575 gene encoding PLASMODESMATA CALLOSE-BINDING PROTEIN 2-like — its product is MRRALLWRWRWWWWLAVACGLAARPAGAPWCIARSGAPEKTLQAALDYACGPAGAADCAPIQASGLCYLPNTLAAHASYAFNSVFQRARAAPGACDFAGTATITLTDPSYGSCTYPASPSSAGQSGSPGSTSGIPSPPGSDNGGLSPPDLGSGDDSGAPARLAAAFLPLALSCLLHLLLLHTQAQRR